The following coding sequences are from one Oncorhynchus clarkii lewisi isolate Uvic-CL-2024 chromosome 20, UVic_Ocla_1.0, whole genome shotgun sequence window:
- the LOC139376223 gene encoding uncharacterized protein, producing the protein MRRLRRKGGNNEKVFGCHLLDHLATSCQEIPQVLRSCSEFIEKHGVVDGIYRLSGVSSNTQKLRGEFDSEGTPDLNKDVYLQDIHCVSSLCKAYFRELPNPLLTYQLYDKYAEAVAIQLEDERLVKIKDVLKELPAPHYRTLEFLMRHLVKMASYSSHTNMHARNLAIVWAPNLLRSKDIEASGFNGTAAFMEVRVQSIVVEFILTHVPQLFPGSGIGLECLKSFPSPSIHNPEKRLFPAIPLQLGNISPGDGPPAMRSYHAIIDGTDKRKGSLKSRKWKSIFNLGGRLQDPRGRNKNSTKEKERTVLRPAKSMDSLSSMPYSHEGSRQQASSTVISPLAQPSPCPKGGADGGASTNGSDVGSGYAVTFRRGQGASVSVVSGGGGTKGTYSRLGSHCSGGNSTEALQPPSRSPGISSKADRRAGIHISGPFSVTVPLHITSGLAFGVLQGGGAERRNHSGGEGSGDKGEGVRQEGGEGERHIRVAVVGEDETDGVKRRDQEVSEERRDMDDKVEGKEDRGKEEELNGDCASKPSEERGEEGESGGEDKVNHENNEEEDEEGEHMEIKDSVQTALDAPNYVTTMEEDDAQVQDCPLDFQDTFGFLDLMDSSASTKMFQAFSVEPHHAEDEYEDEVEQRSPGLSHDKPDSVTQPPVDTQTQIQTGCQTETHTLRQTQTPTHRPLSFDQYGRANKSMSLPYISRPFLPARCSSSEEEDNDDEDADYDREDEEDDDDMFCKSLPSSLVFNRLTWSGPQTDMENGLSLPAKPSQQLDSASDDRSIGIGLSQSSEARMPPGHLDIDSPDCCNPSEEVFRHSKAEEENRLEAIDLLEDTRQDPDNQEKDQADTLTNTCTESTEIQECCHSVETSMMKEEETPGDIERGLASASSSTDFEEASLQTTAEEEDTGVHLQLRDEEDLKSHCGEGVISEGYNGDTVSEAEKEDSQEHLLTACRIVSCAEEPKDILNERSEVVSAEGAMEQPENSAERDSEGKKEDVEEEMEEREDGNGGEFNKQEGEVTRIETEERAVLKELEETEGEDFGAREQKGMIEEEERIAGEEGEVGEEDICEIMSVLARDDMMESGDRKDREGETEECKVMEEVIETKEGESIRVQQKEIDKEGESRASEEMSAKEETKREVEGVDTMGETEEEAAEEGMENMLIDNEEHKQDLEAQRVLERRERAIDLMKDVVGDGEEEGDKGMEVGGVIRDEEGDSIHVVQQETEECESTGPNKENQERENEGETKYQLQIPTIIEESEEELKEVQIYIEELNEGQKEGRGSKVGSEKGVGRVLVRSKQKTPPKVFQARSVPMVPSKPHHCRITALNLRQEQQTERREADRARGKGKVHRALGQQDKDKERKMEGKPEHDKVCETEQQWNEKGEDEGRG; encoded by the exons ATGCGGAGACTCCGGAGAAAAGGAGGGAACAATGAGAAGGTGTTTGGCTGTCACCTGTTGGACCACCTGGCTACAAGCTGTCAGGAGA TTCCTCAGGTGCTGCGAAGCTGCAGTGAATTCATTGAGAAGCATGGGGTTGTAGATGGCATCTACAGGCTATCTGGGGTGTCATCCAACACGCAGAAACTTCg GGGTGAGTTTGACAGTGAGGGAACCCCAGATCTCAATAAGGATGTGTACCTGCAGGACATTCACTGTGTCAGCTCTCTCTGCAAGGCCTACTTCAGAGAGTTGCCCAATCCTCTCCTCACATACCAGCTCTATGACAAATATGCT GAAGCTGTGGCAATTCAGCTGGAGGACGAGAGGCTGGTGAAGATCAAGGACGTGCTGAAGGAATTACCCGCTCCCCATTACAG AACTCTAGAGTTCCTGATGCGTCACCTTGTAAAGATGGCTTCTTATTCCTCACACACCAACATGCATGCCCGGAACCTCGCCATTGTTTGGGCTCCAAACCTTCTCAG GTCAAAAGACATTGAGGCATCAGGGTTTAACGGTACTGCAGCCTTCATGGAGGTGAGGGTCCAGTCCATCGTAGTGGAATTCATCCTCACCCACGTGCCCCAGCTGTTTCCTGGTTCAG GTATTGGTCTGGAGTGTCTTAAGTCATTCCCATCTCCCTCTATACACAATCCAGAGAAACGTTTATTCCCAGCCATTCCACTCCAGTTAGGCAACATCAGCCCAGGGGACGGCCCCCCGGCCATGCGCTCCTATCACGCCATCATCGACGGCACAGACAA GAGGAAGGGATCTCTCAAGAGCAGGAAGTGGAAGTCCATCTTCAATTTAGGAGGCAGACTCCAAGACCCGAGAGGAAGGAACAAGAACTCAACCAAAG AAAAAGAGAGAACTGTCTTAAGGCCAGCCAAGAGCATGGATTCCCTGAGCTCAATGCCCTATTCGCATGAAG GTTCCAGACAACAAGCCTCTTCCACTGTCATATCCCCCCTGGCTCAGCCCTCTCCCTGTCCCAAAGGTGGTGCGGATGGAGGGGCATCCACTAATGGTAGTGATGTGGGCAGCGGGTATGCTGTGACCTTCCGGAGGGGTCAGGGGGCTAGTGTGAGTGTAGTGAGCGGGGGCGGGGGAACCAAGGGCACATACAGTCGACTGGGCAGTCACTGTAGTGGGGGCAACAGTACTGAGGCTCTGCAACCCCCATCCAGATCCCCAGGAATCTCCAGCAAAGCGGACCGGCGGGCAGGGATACACATCTCCGGACCTTTCTCAGTCACCGTCCCCCTTCACATCACATCAGGCCTGGCCTTTGGGGTGCTGCAGGGGGGTGGTGCAGAAAGGCGAAACCATAGCggaggagaggggagcggagATAAGGGGGAGGGTgtgagacaggagggaggggaaggggaaaggcaCATTCGAGTGGCAGTTGTGGGGGAGGACGAGACTGACGGTGTCAAGAGAAGAGATCAAGAGGTatcggaggagaggagagatatggATGATAAAGTTGAAGGAAAAGAagacagaggaaaggaggaggaactGAATGGGGACTGTGCATCTAAGCCatcagaggagaggggtgaagagggtgagagtggaggagaggataaAGTAAACCATGAAAAcaatgaagaggaggatgaagagggagaacACATGG AAATCAAAGACTCTGTGCAGACTGCCCTGGATGCCCCAAATTATGTCACGACGATGGAGGAGGACGATGCACAAGTCCAGGACTGTCCACTAGACTTTCAGGATACTTTTGGATTCCTGGACCTCATGGACAGCAGTGCTTCCACcaag ATGTTCCAGGCGTTCTCAGTAGAGCCTCATCATGCGGAAGATGAGTATGAGGACGAAGTGGAGCAGAGATCCCCTGGACTCTCACATGACAAACCAGACTCTGTCACACAGCCACctgtagacacacagacacaaatacagacaggctgccaaacagagacacacacactgaggcagaCACAAACTCCCACACACAGACCTCTAAGCTTTGATCAATATGGACGAGCCAACAAGTCAATGAGTCTACCTTACATATCCAGGCCCTTCCTGCCTGCTCGCTGCTCTTCCTCTGAAGAAGAGGATAATGACGACGAAGATGCTGATTACGacagagaagatgaggaggacgATGATGACATGTTCTGTAAAAGTCTACCATCTAGTTTGGTGTTCAATAGACTGACATGGAGTGGGCCTCAGACTGACATGGAGAATGGTTTGTCCCTCCCTGCTAAGCCCTCACAACAATTGGACAGTGCTTCTGATGACAGGTCCATAGGAATTGGTCTATCACAGAGTTCTGAGGCCAGAATGCCTCCTGGGCACTTGGACATTGATTCCCCTGATTGCTGTAACCCATCAGAAGAGGTCTTTAGGCATAGCAAGGCTGAAGAAGAGAATAGACTGGAAGCGATAGACCTGTTGGAGGATACAAGGCAGGATCCAGACAACCAGGAGAAAGACCAGGCAGACACACTGACGAATACATGCACAGAAAG CACTGAGATACAAGAATGTTGTCACTCGGTTGAAACGAGCATGATGAAGGAAGAGGAAACACCAGGTGACATTGAGAGGGGCCTCGCTTCAGCATCCTCTTCAACTGACTTTGAGGAGGCCTCACTGCAGACCACTGCAGAGGAAGAGGACACTGGAGTTCACCTGCAGCTCAGAGACGAGGAGGACCTGAAGAGTCACTGTGGTGAAGGTGTGATTTCAGAGGGTTACAATGGCGATACCGTGAGCGAAGCCGAGAAAGAAGATTCACAAGAGCATTTACTCACTGCCTGTCGTATAGTTTCCTGTGCTGAAGAGCCAAAGGACATACTCAATGAGCGGTCGGAGGTAGTTTCAGCTGAGGGCGCAATGGAGCAGCCTGAAAATAGTGCTGAGAGGGATAGCGAGGGAAAGAAGGAAGAtgtagaggaagagatggaggaaagagaaGATGGAAATGGGGGAGAATTTAACAAACAAGAAGGAGAGGTAACAAGAATTGAGACTGAGGAGAGAGCGGTATTAAAGGAGTTGGAAGAAACAGAAGGGGAGGACTTTGGGGCGAGGGAGCAAAAAGGAATGATTGAAGAAGAGGAAAGGATAGCAGGTGAGGAAGGGGAAGTAGGAGAAGAAGACATTTGTGAGATAATGAGCGTATTAGCCAGGGATGACATGATGGAAAGTGGAGATAGGAAGGATAGGGAAGGGGAGACTGAGGAATGTAAAGTTATGGAGGAGGTGATAGAAaccaaagagggagagagtatcagagtacagcagaaagagatagataaggaaggagagagtagggcAAGTGAAGAGATGAGTGCAAAAGAAGAGACGAAGCGAGAGGTGGAAGGAGTGGATACCAtgggagagactgaggaagaggcAGCTGAAGAGGGGATGGAAAATATGTTGATTGATAATGAGGAGCATAAACAGGACCTAGAGGCACAGCGTGTtttagagagaagagaaagagctATAGATCTGATGAAGGATGTTGtgggagatggagaagaggagggagataaAGGGATGGAAGTGGGAGGTGTAATCAGGGATGAAGAAGGAGATAGTATACATGTGGTCCAACAGGAGACAGAGGAATGTGAATCAACAGGGCCAAATAAGGAGAACCAAGAGAGGGAGAATGAAGGAGAGACAAAATACCAACTACAGATACCAACAATAATAGAGGAAAGCGAGGAAGAACTGAAAGAGGTCCAGATTTACATCGAAGAATTGAATGAAGGACAGAAGGAAGGGAGAGGTAGTAAAGTGGGGTCTGAAAAAGGGGTGGGGAGAGTGCTGGTCAGGTCTAAACAAAAAACACCCCCTAAAGTGTTTCAAGCAAGATCAGTGCCAATGGTACCATCCAAGCCACATCACTGCCGAATAACTGCACTGAACCTCAGACAAGAGCAgcagacggagaggagagaggcagaccGAGCCAGGGGGAAGGGAAAGGTCCACAGGGCTTTGGGACAGCAAGATaaggacaaagagagaaagatggaaggaAAGCCAGAGCATGACAAAGTCTGTGAGACAGAACAACAGTGGAATGAGAAaggggaggatgaggggagaggctAA